Genomic DNA from Neisseria lisongii:
GCAGGCCGCCTTCAATCAGCGCCCGTGCGCCGTAAGCAATGCGGCGGCCGCCTGCGAAGGTTTTGCGGATTTCGGGGTGGGTTTTAAAACGTTGGAACTCTTCAAACGGCGACAGATAGGGATTTTGGTAATCCAAACCGACCACGAAGCCGACGGCGACTTTGTTGTCGTCTAAATGATAGATAAACGAGCCGCCGTAGGTTTTGCTGTCCAGCGGCCAGCCTGCGGTATGCACGACCAAGCCGGGCTGGTGGTTTTCAGACGGCACTTCCCAGACCTCTTTAATGCCCAAGCCATAGGTTTGCGGCTGGCTGTTTTGATCGAGTTTGAAACGTTCGATGATTTGTTTGGAAAGCGAACCCCGGCAACCTTCGGCAAAAATGGTCTGCTGCGCCCATAATTCCATACCGGGCTGGAAATTGTCGGTGGCTTCGCCGTTTTTGCCCACACCCATATTGCCGGTGGCGATGCCTTTTACCGAACCGTCGGCATGATACAGCACTTCGGCGGCGGCAAAGCCGGGATAAATTTCCACGCCCAAACCTTCCGCCTGTTCCGCTAGCCAGCGCACCAACTGCGCCAAGCTGATGATGTAGTTGCCGTGGTTGTTAAAATTCGGCGTAACCGGCAAGTTAAAGGCTTTTTGTTCGGTCAGAAACAATACTTTGTCTTGGGTAACGCTGCGGGTCAGCGGCGCACCGAGTTCCCGCCAATCGGGAATCAGTTCGCTCAAGCTGATGGGGTCAATCACCGCACCCGATACAATATGCGCCCCCGCTTCAGAGGCTTTTTCCACCACGCAGACGCTGATTTCCCGACCGGCCGCTTCCGCCAGCTGCTTGAGTTTAATCGCCGCCGACAGCCCCGCCGGCCCTGCGCCGACAATCACCACATCATACTGCATACTGTCGCGTGCTATGGTTTGCGTCATGGTTTTTTATTCCTTATGATTTTTAGATTATTTACTTTAAGGGCGGATTATACGGCAAACTTTGGCGGCTACCAAACCTTACCGCTGTTGGCGCACCGTTTCTTGGTAAATGATGATGGATTTTCAGACGGCCTTAATAATCCGTTGTTACCGTTATCCCTCAATCATTATAACATTCAAGGCCGTCTGAAAACCAAGGCCAAGCGCCGCCAAACAAAAACCGCACCGGAAACATACGGTGCGGCTGTATTTACTGCGGGAAACCTTATTTTTTCATGGCATCGGTCAAGGCTTTGACATTGTAGCGGTACATACCGATATAGGTATCGGCCGGTGCGCTACCCAAAGCATCGGAATACAGTTTGCCGCTCACACGCACGCCGGTTTCTTTGGCAATACGGTCCACCATGCGGGTATCTTTAATGTTTTCGACAAACACGGCATTAATGCCCTCGCGCTTGATTTGGCGGATAATCGAAGCCACCTGTTTGGCAGACGGCTCGGCGGCGCTGCTCACGCCCTGCGGCGCAATAAAGCTCACATTATAACGTTTTGCCATATAAGAGAATGCATCATGCGCCGTCAGCACTTTGCGTTTGTCGGCAGGCACAGAACCGAATGCCGCCTGAGCATCGCTGTGCAGCTTTTTCAGCTGGTTTTGATACGCAGTCAAACGTTGCTGGTAGTAGGCTTTGCCTTCAGGGTCGGCCTGAATCAGGGCGTTACCGACATTTTGGGCGTAAGTTACCATTAATACAGGGTCGGTCCAAACATGCGGGTCAAACTCGCCGTGGTCGTGATGATGGTGGTGATCGTGGTCATGATCGTGGTCATGATCGTGGTCATGATCGTGATCGCCATCATGGTGATGATGATGGTGATGGCCGCCCTCTTCGGCTTTCAAGGCAGTAATGTTTTTCGTTGCTTCGGCAAACGGCACTTTGCTCTGTTTCACCGCACGCTGTACATCAGCACCTTCCAAGCCCAAACCGTTTAACAACACCAGCTTGGCAGAACGGATTTTTTTAATATCGCCGCTGGTCATGTGATACGCATGGGCATCTTGGTTGGCACCGACCAAACTCTGCACGGCAACACGCTCGCCGCCGACCTGTTTCGCCACATCACCCAAAATGCTGAAGCTGGTTACCACCGGCAACGGCGCAGCTTGAGCCGCACCCGCCAACAACGCTGCAATCACACCCAGTTTCCACTGTTTCATAGACCAATCCTTTTCTTGATATAACATAACATTTTATCAGTTTAAAACAGACCGCCAAGATAATCAAGCCATGCCGTCTGAAAAATGCTTTATCCAAACTACAAACCAAACAGCAGATGATTGATTCATCTGCTGTTTTCAATTCAAGCCGCACGATGGCGTTTGCGCCGCAGCCATTTGACCAAAATACCGCCTTCCCAACCGAATACGACCGAGAGCAGATAGACTGTGCCGCAGCATAAAATAATTGCCGGACCGGACGGAATTTCGATGTGGTAGGAAAACAGCAGTCCGCCCAAGCCGCACAGCAGCGCCAGTAAAACGGACAACAACATCAGTTGTCCCAAACTTCTTGCCCACAGGCGGGCGGTAATCGCCGGCAACATCATCAGACCGACCGACATCAGCGTACCCAATGCCTGAAAACCCGCTACCAGATTCATCACCACCAGAATCAGAAACACCACATGCCAAAAACCGCCCCGCCCCTTAACTGCCTGCAAAAACAGCGGGTCGATGCTTTCCAGCACCAGCGGGCGGTAAATCACTGCCAATATCACCAGCGTCAGACTCGCCACCGCTGCAATCAGTTGCAATGCCTGAATATCCACCGCCAGCACCGAGCCGAACAGCAAATGCAGCAAATCAACGCTGTCGCCGTTTTTGCTGACCAACACCACGCCGATGGCCAAACTGCTCAAATAAAAAGCAGCAAAATTGGCATCTTCCTTCAAAGCGGTAAACCGGCTGACCAATCCTGCCAGCAGCGCCATCAGCATACCGGCGGCAAATCCGCCTATGCTCATCGCCGGCAAGCTTAGTCCGGCAAACATATAGCCAATCGCAGCGCCGGGCAAAACCGCATGGCTGAGGGCATCGCCGACCAAACTCATGCGGCGCATCACCAAAAATACGCCCACCGGTGCGGCGCTCAATGCCAGACAGACGATAGACGCTAAGGCATAGCGCATAAAGTCGAATTCGATAAAGGGGGCAAAAACAAGTTCTTGTAAATTCATATATTTCTGAGATTAAATTGAGCAAAGCCCATTTTCAGACAGCCTATCGGCAACAAAAGCCGCACAACATTGCCCTGCTGCGGTTTGGTGCGTTCCCGCTATACCGCACACCAGTCGGCGGATTCCTGTTGCTGCATGGCCGCATTCGCCTGCAGCAGATAATCGTCCACCAATACCTGCTCGGTTGCACCGCAGGCGATTTTTTCCCGTGCAATCAACAGAGTTTTCGGGAAATACGCCCGTACCTGTTCGTAATCGTGCAACACGGCAATCACTGCCTGACCGTCGCCGTGGCAACGGCGCAATACGTCCAGCAACGCATAGGTTGTGCGGGCATCTACCGCATTAAACGGCTCGTCCAACAATAAAAATTTGGCATTTTGTGCCAACATGCGGGCAAACAATACCCTCTGAAACTGGCCGTTGGACAAATGCGCAATCTGCCGTCCGGCAAAATCGCTCATGTCCACCCGTTCCAAAGCCTGATGCACCCGTCGGCGCTGCTCGGCATTCACCCTGCCGAAAAAGCCGATTTCGTACCACAACCCCATCGCTGCCAGCTCGAATACCGTCATCGGCTGGCTGCGGTCGATATCCGACTGCTGCGGCAAATAGGCAATATCCTGACGGCGCAGCCCGTTTAGAGACACTTTGCCGGTATCCGTTTTCTGCAGCCCCATTACCGCCTTCAGCAGCGTGGATTTCCCCGCCCCGTTCGGCCCGAACACCGCCCACATCGAGCCGTCGGCAAATTCGGTGGAAACATGGTGGACCACCGGCCGGTGCTGGTAGCTGACTGTCAGATTTTCAACCACAATACTCATGCCGCCGCCCAAAAATAAACGCCCCACAGCAACGCCAATGCCGCCGAAACAATCAGCAGCCGCTGCCACAGGCCGGTCAGTAAAATAGAATTCATCGTAGAAAAAGCAATTTCAGACGGCATGAATGCGATGCCGTCTGAAAATCGTCAAAAGTCAAAACAGCCGTGATGATACTGTATAACATTTTGATTGTAAACGCTGCGGCAAACCTTTATGGCGCAAACGCTTTATTTACCGTGCAAAACAGGGCGCATTCCTGACGGACAAGCCTTTTCACTTTGCACCATGCAAAGGCCGTCTGAAAATCGGATTGAGACCTTTGCAAAACCCTAGATTTGAGTACAGTTCGAAGTTATAGCAGCAAAAAAATCGCAGACATATCATAAAGATAGGCAAGATTTTGAGCAGTGCATAACGAAGAAATGTACCAAAGATAGGGAATTTGCAAAGGTCTCAGATTTTCAGACGGCCTTCAAACTCAATATGTACTAAGCGATTGCGTGATTAAAATATGTTTAACTACCGTTTCCGCCCTGCCTGTTGCCAAAACTGCCATGCAGCGGCGGCAAGCAGTGCGCCGAAGCGGTGTTTTTTCGCCAACGGCATTAAGGCGGCGGTTTTGACCAAGCCGTCGGCCGACAGTTTGCTGCCGATTTCCGCCAGTTGCAGCAGTAGGTTTTCGATGTGCAGGCTGCGGGCGGACTTTTGTTCTTTCAGTTTTTTCTGTTTCAAATGCGATGCGGCGATTTTCAGCCGTGCCAGTTTGATTTCCAACTCCAGCAGTTCGCGTTCTTCTTGGGTTTGCTGACTCATTCGCCCTCTCCTTCTTTTTCTGCTTCGCCGCGCAGGTAGGCGATGTCGGTACGCATATCGCTCAGGGTTTGGGAAACGGCGTGGCTGCGGTTTTTCCAACTGCCGGCAATCGCTGCCAATACGCCGATAATCAGTACCACGCCGAGGGCGGCAATGCCGAAAAATACCCACACGGCGGTTTGGTCGTCCAATATTCTGTTTAATCCGAACAGCAGGCTGATTAAGCCGACAAACAGGAAAATCAGTGCCAACACCAAATAAACTGCCAGCCGCACGGCGTGTTCGGTCTGCTCGGCGATATTGACGCTCAACAGTTGCAGGCGCAGCAATAATAAATCTACGCCTTGATTCAATAAAATTTTTCCGTGACGGACGGTTTCTCCGATACTCATTTTTTATTCCTGTTTTATTTCTGACTGAATCGATTTGTTTGTTGGAACATATAATATAGTAAATTCCCGATACGCCAATGCCGTCTGAAAACCCTATCATTTTCAGACGGCATACTTCAGCTCAGATTAGCGGCGGTTCAGCAATGCGCCGACCACCAAACCTGCTAAAGCGGCAATGCCCATGGCGTAATAAGGTTTGTCCCGAATGGCATCGTCTGCCTGCGCCGCACGGTCGCGCACGCTTTGGCGGGCTTCTTCTTCAAATTCGGCGAAACGGCGTTTGCCTTCGTCAAAACGTTTGCCTGCTTCGTCTTTAAAGGTTTCGTATTTGTCCCGTGCCTGTTCTGCATGGTGTTTCACACGTTCTGCCGCCTCTTCTTCAAAGCGGATCAGTTTTTCTTTGGCGGCATCGAGTTTTTCCTGCAATTTTGCTTTCGCCGCTTTGGCTTCGTCGCTGCCTGCTTCAACGCCGTTTTGGTACAGTGATTCGACATCATTCATTACTTCGCGGATATCGTCCAACAAAGCCTGTTTGCGTGCGTCATAATCATGTTTGCTCATGGTATCTCCTTTTTAAGTAAATGAATTTTCAAGTGCAGCAGTTTGCGCTGCGAAACTGTTTATTCAGTATAAAAATTTTCATATTCACAAACAAGCCAAATCGATTAAAGTTTGTCGCCTGTCGTGTAAAGTTTTATTCAAACGGGTTAGCCTGCAAAGGTTGCCGGACAGAGCTTGAACTGCTTTACACATATAGCCCTTTATTATATATTTCCCCTATTCCGGCGAGATGATATGCCGTGCCGGATATAAATCCGATCATTGAAGCATATGGGCGCTGCCCTGCCTTCACCCGTTCAAGGAGGAGAATCCTGATGACTGCCAATACCGTAGAACGCATCCGCCACCAAGGTCTGCGTAACAAAATTATGTCTGCCGAACAGGCTGCCGAGCTGATTCAAGACGGCATGACCTTGGGCATTGCCGGTTTCACCGGCGCAGGTTACCCGAAAGCCCTGCCGACCGCCATCGCCGAACGTGCCAAAGCCGCACATAGCGCAGGCAAACCGTTTAAAATCAATATGATTACCGGCGCTTCCACTGCTCCGGACTGCGACGGCGTATTGGCCGCCGCCGATGCCGTAGCCTTCCGTGCGCCGTTCCAATCCGATCCGGGTAT
This window encodes:
- a CDS encoding electron transfer flavoprotein-ubiquinone oxidoreductase, whose product is MTQTIARDSMQYDVVIVGAGPAGLSAAIKLKQLAEAAGREISVCVVEKASEAGAHIVSGAVIDPISLSELIPDWRELGAPLTRSVTQDKVLFLTEQKAFNLPVTPNFNNHGNYIISLAQLVRWLAEQAEGLGVEIYPGFAAAEVLYHADGSVKGIATGNMGVGKNGEATDNFQPGMELWAQQTIFAEGCRGSLSKQIIERFKLDQNSQPQTYGLGIKEVWEVPSENHQPGLVVHTAGWPLDSKTYGGSFIYHLDDNKVAVGFVVGLDYQNPYLSPFEEFQRFKTHPEIRKTFAGGRRIAYGARALIEGGLQSLPKLSFAGGVLVGDAAGFMNMPRIKGTHTAMKSAMLAAEAVFPLLDNLEESGEPESGKEAAQYQQLFEQSWAYQELYAARNVRPSFKWGVYAGMLYTGIDQLLFKGKAPWTLRHHGKDNEQLKPAAQSTPIAYPKPDGVLTFDRLSSVFLANTAHDENQPDHLTLNNPQVMMDINHREYASPETRYCPAAVYEIVEEEGKPKLQINAANCVHCKTCDIKDPTQNIVWICPEGGSGPNYGAM
- a CDS encoding metal ABC transporter solute-binding protein, Zn/Mn family → MKQWKLGVIAALLAGAAQAAPLPVVTSFSILGDVAKQVGGERVAVQSLVGANQDAHAYHMTSGDIKKIRSAKLVLLNGLGLEGADVQRAVKQSKVPFAEATKNITALKAEEGGHHHHHHHDGDHDHDHDHDHDHDHDHHHHHDHGEFDPHVWTDPVLMVTYAQNVGNALIQADPEGKAYYQQRLTAYQNQLKKLHSDAQAAFGSVPADKRKVLTAHDAFSYMAKRYNVSFIAPQGVSSAAEPSAKQVASIIRQIKREGINAVFVENIKDTRMVDRIAKETGVRVSGKLYSDALGSAPADTYIGMYRYNVKALTDAMKK
- a CDS encoding DUF883 family protein, yielding MSKHDYDARKQALLDDIREVMNDVESLYQNGVEAGSDEAKAAKAKLQEKLDAAKEKLIRFEEEAAERVKHHAEQARDKYETFKDEAGKRFDEGKRRFAEFEEEARQSVRDRAAQADDAIRDKPYYAMGIAALAGLVVGALLNRR
- a CDS encoding metal ABC transporter permease, which encodes MNLQELVFAPFIEFDFMRYALASIVCLALSAAPVGVFLVMRRMSLVGDALSHAVLPGAAIGYMFAGLSLPAMSIGGFAAGMLMALLAGLVSRFTALKEDANFAAFYLSSLAIGVVLVSKNGDSVDLLHLLFGSVLAVDIQALQLIAAVASLTLVILAVIYRPLVLESIDPLFLQAVKGRGGFWHVVFLILVVMNLVAGFQALGTLMSVGLMMLPAITARLWARSLGQLMLLSVLLALLCGLGGLLFSYHIEIPSGPAIILCCGTVYLLSVVFGWEGGILVKWLRRKRHRAA
- a CDS encoding metal ABC transporter ATP-binding protein gives rise to the protein MSIVVENLTVSYQHRPVVHHVSTEFADGSMWAVFGPNGAGKSTLLKAVMGLQKTDTGKVSLNGLRRQDIAYLPQQSDIDRSQPMTVFELAAMGLWYEIGFFGRVNAEQRRRVHQALERVDMSDFAGRQIAHLSNGQFQRVLFARMLAQNAKFLLLDEPFNAVDARTTYALLDVLRRCHGDGQAVIAVLHDYEQVRAYFPKTLLIAREKIACGATEQVLVDDYLLQANAAMQQQESADWCAV
- a CDS encoding phage holin family protein, which encodes MSIGETVRHGKILLNQGVDLLLLRLQLLSVNIAEQTEHAVRLAVYLVLALIFLFVGLISLLFGLNRILDDQTAVWVFFGIAALGVVLIIGVLAAIAGSWKNRSHAVSQTLSDMRTDIAYLRGEAEKEGEGE